From the Pungitius pungitius chromosome 6, fPunPun2.1, whole genome shotgun sequence genome, one window contains:
- the phf21ab gene encoding PHD finger protein 21A isoform X1: MLQVDGFPPGDGVKADRSAGRLTGSMMELQMLQEALKVEIQIHQKLVAQMKQDPQNADLKKQLHELQAKITALSEKQKKVVEQLRKELLVKQEPDAKLQLHVQTPPAGGDMKPGNLLQSQQIPGGLQQTLTVTPVLTAKTLPLVLKAAAAPPGSVLPHRPPAVAMVTTAIPKPDLQNAPINLQVVSKLTNQSSEPVRLVSKNAMVVQATTITSTTTTTTTQPIKVPQFVPPPRLMPRPTFQPQVRPKPATPTNVHIAPAPPPPMMAAPQLLQRPVMLATKLSSSLPSAAPIHQVRIVNGQPCSKAGTAALTGIVITTPVTASPARLASPAQALGLTPILTPTPAKPIQISSLIAEPKTVKAAEQKVVVSISSSSSSSSSSSSSPPLLPPPLRTKKEENPEKLAFMVSLGLVTHDHLEEIQSKRQERKRRTTANPVYSGAVFEPERKKSAVSYLNSPLHQGTRKRGRPPKYSSVPELGCLTPTSPSSPVRPLPLPSPSSGDGDIHEDFCTVCRRSGQLLMCDTCSRVYHLDCLDPPLKTIPKGMWICPKCQDQILKKEEAIPWPGTLAIVHSYIAYKEAKEEEKQKLMKWSAELKLEREQLEQRVKQLSNSITKCMETKNSILARQKDMHLSLEKVKHLIRLIQAFNFNRALAETEVKEVDARDASEGPARGCEAALGADCAEKATGGSPATSGEGGGVNAAQDQDPTMGGDARDTAGPPAQKHAADEGAAGSSEAANAPPPQADAPPTQADTPPTQADTPAATNGTAHPNNATNSENKMAGASPLETAEEEKQEEEEQEEEEQEEEITDNNSKTSEPSQNSLPALVSTLDDKK; the protein is encoded by the exons aaacTGGTTGCCCAGATGAAGCAGGACCCTCAG AACGCAGATCTGAAGAAGCAGCTCCACGAGCTTCAAGCCAAGATCACGGCCCTCAGTGAGAAGCAG aagaAGGTGGTGGAGCAGCTGAGGAAGGAGTTGTTGGTGAAACAGGAGCCGGATGCGAAGCTACAGCTGCATGTCCAAactcctccagcagggggcgacatgAAGCCGGGGAACCTGCTGCAGAGCCAGCAGATACCTGGAGGACTGCAGCAG ACCCTGACGGTCACGCCGGTCCTCACCGCAAAGACTCTACCTCTGGTGCTGAAAGCCGCTGCCGCCCCGCCCGGCTCCGTCCTGCCGCATCGCCCGCCCGCTGTCGCCATGGTAACCACGGCTATTCCCAAACCCGACCTGCAGAACGCCCCCATCAACCTGCAGGTGGTCAGCAAGCTGACCAATCAGAGTTCAGAGCCGGTGCGACTGGTGTCCAAGAACGCCATGGTG GTGCAGgccaccaccatcacctccaccaccaccaccaccaccacccagccAATCAAAGTTCCTCAGTTTGTCCCTCCTCCTAGACTGATGCCTCGACCCACCTTTCAGCCACAG GTCAGGCCGAAGCCAGCCACGCCCACCAACGTGCACATCGCcccggcccctcccccccccatgatgGCAGCCCCCCAACTGCTCCAGAGGCCCGTCATGTTGGCCACCAAGCTGTCGTCCTCTCTGCCCTCGGCGGCCCCCATCCACCAGGTGCGCATCGTCAACGGGCAGCCGTGCAGCAAGGCCGGCACCGCCGCGCTGACGGGCATCGTCATCACCACGCCGGTGACCGCTAGCCCCGCCCGCCTCGCCAGCCCCGCCCAGGCGCTGGGCCTCACGCCCATCCTCACCCCGACCCCCGCCAAGCCCATCCAGATAAGCAGCCTGATCGCCGAGCCCAAG ACTGTTAAAGCAGCAGAGCAGAAGGTCGTCGTcagcatctcctccagctcctcctcctcctcctcctcctcttcctctcccccgCTGTTGCCTCCGCCTCTCAGAACCAAGAAGGAGGAGAACCCAGAG AAACTGGCCTTCATGGTGTCTCTGGGCCTTGTGACACACGACCACCTGGAAG AGATTCAGAGCAAAAGACAGGAGCGCAAGAGGAGAACCACGGCGAACCCGGTGTACAGCGGCGCCGTGTTCGAGCCCGAG aggaagaagagtgCAGTGAGCTACCTGAACAGCCCTCTGCACCAGGGGACCAGGAAGAGAG GTCGCCCTCCCAAATACAGCAGCGTCCCGGAGCTGGGCTGCCTCACCCCGAcctccccctccagccccgtccgccccctccccctgcccagCCCCAGCTCTGGGGAT GGAGACATCCATGAGGATTTCTGCACTGTGTGCAGACGCAGTGGCCAGTTGCTCATGTGCGACACGTGTTCTCGTGTTTATCACCTGGACTGCCTGGATCCGCCCCTGAAAACCATTCCTAAAGGCATGTGGATCTGTCCAAAATGTCAAGATCAG ATCCTGAAGAAAGAAGAAGCCATCCCGTGGCCCGGTACTCTGGCTATTGTTCATTCCTACATCGCCTACAAAGAAG ctaaagaggaggagaagcagaagctGATGAAATGGAGCGCTGAACTGAAGCTAGAGCGAGAGCAGCTGGAACAGAGGGTCAAGCAGCTCAGCAACTCTATAACG AAATGCatggagaccaaaaacagcaTCCTGGCCCGTCAGAAGGACATGCATCTCTCCCTGGAGAAGGTCAAGCACCTGATCCGCCTCATCCAGGCCTTCAACTTCAACCGAGCTTTGGCCGAGACGGAGGTCAAGGAGGTCGACGCCAGAGACGCTTCTGAGGGTCCGGCTCGTGGCTGCGAGGCAGCGCTGGGGGCCGACTGCGCAGAGAAAGCAACGGGCGGAAGTCCTGCGACcagcggggaggggggcggggtcaaCGCGGCGCAGGACCAGGACCCCACGATGGGAGGAGACGCGAGGGACACCGCCGGCCCGCCGGCCCAGAAACACGCCGCAGACGAAGGGGCCGCAGGAAGCAGCGAGGCggctaacgccccccccccacaggctgacgccccccccacacaggctgacaccccccccacacaggctGACACCCCGGCCGCCACCAACGGGACGGCGCACCCCAACAACGCCACCAACTCTGAGAACAAGATGGCCGGCGCCAGCCCTCTAGAgacggcagaggaggagaagcaggaggaggaggagcaggaggaggaggagcaggaggaggagatcaccgacaacaacagcaaaacctCAGAACCCTCCCAGAATTCTTTGCCAGCTCTCGTCAGCACTTTGGACGACAAAAAGTGA
- the phf21ab gene encoding PHD finger protein 21A isoform X2, whose protein sequence is MLQVDGFPPGDGVKADRSAGRLTGSMMELQMLQEALKVEIQIHQKLVAQMKQDPQNADLKKQLHELQAKITALSEKQKKVVEQLRKELLVKQEPDAKLQLHVQTPPAGGDMKPGNLLQSQQIPGGLQQTLTVTPVLTAKTLPLVLKAAAAPPGSVLPHRPPAVAMVTTAIPKPDLQNAPINLQVVSKLTNQSSEPVRLVSKNAMVVQATTITSTTTTTTTQPIKVPQFVPPPRLMPRPTFQPQVRPKPATPTNVHIAPAPPPPMMAAPQLLQRPVMLATKLSSSLPSAAPIHQVRIVNGQPCSKAGTAALTGIVITTPVTASPARLASPAQALGLTPILTPTPAKPIQISSLIAEPKTVKAAEQKVVVSISSSSSSSSSSSSSPPLLPPPLRTKKEENPEKLAFMVSLGLVTHDHLEEIQSKRQERKRRTTANPVYSGAVFEPERKKSAVSYLNSPLHQGTRKRANEDSLSKGDIHEDFCTVCRRSGQLLMCDTCSRVYHLDCLDPPLKTIPKGMWICPKCQDQILKKEEAIPWPGTLAIVHSYIAYKEAKEEEKQKLMKWSAELKLEREQLEQRVKQLSNSITKCMETKNSILARQKDMHLSLEKVKHLIRLIQAFNFNRALAETEVKEVDARDASEGPARGCEAALGADCAEKATGGSPATSGEGGGVNAAQDQDPTMGGDARDTAGPPAQKHAADEGAAGSSEAANAPPPQADAPPTQADTPPTQADTPAATNGTAHPNNATNSENKMAGASPLETAEEEKQEEEEQEEEEQEEEITDNNSKTSEPSQNSLPALVSTLDDKK, encoded by the exons aaacTGGTTGCCCAGATGAAGCAGGACCCTCAG AACGCAGATCTGAAGAAGCAGCTCCACGAGCTTCAAGCCAAGATCACGGCCCTCAGTGAGAAGCAG aagaAGGTGGTGGAGCAGCTGAGGAAGGAGTTGTTGGTGAAACAGGAGCCGGATGCGAAGCTACAGCTGCATGTCCAAactcctccagcagggggcgacatgAAGCCGGGGAACCTGCTGCAGAGCCAGCAGATACCTGGAGGACTGCAGCAG ACCCTGACGGTCACGCCGGTCCTCACCGCAAAGACTCTACCTCTGGTGCTGAAAGCCGCTGCCGCCCCGCCCGGCTCCGTCCTGCCGCATCGCCCGCCCGCTGTCGCCATGGTAACCACGGCTATTCCCAAACCCGACCTGCAGAACGCCCCCATCAACCTGCAGGTGGTCAGCAAGCTGACCAATCAGAGTTCAGAGCCGGTGCGACTGGTGTCCAAGAACGCCATGGTG GTGCAGgccaccaccatcacctccaccaccaccaccaccaccacccagccAATCAAAGTTCCTCAGTTTGTCCCTCCTCCTAGACTGATGCCTCGACCCACCTTTCAGCCACAG GTCAGGCCGAAGCCAGCCACGCCCACCAACGTGCACATCGCcccggcccctcccccccccatgatgGCAGCCCCCCAACTGCTCCAGAGGCCCGTCATGTTGGCCACCAAGCTGTCGTCCTCTCTGCCCTCGGCGGCCCCCATCCACCAGGTGCGCATCGTCAACGGGCAGCCGTGCAGCAAGGCCGGCACCGCCGCGCTGACGGGCATCGTCATCACCACGCCGGTGACCGCTAGCCCCGCCCGCCTCGCCAGCCCCGCCCAGGCGCTGGGCCTCACGCCCATCCTCACCCCGACCCCCGCCAAGCCCATCCAGATAAGCAGCCTGATCGCCGAGCCCAAG ACTGTTAAAGCAGCAGAGCAGAAGGTCGTCGTcagcatctcctccagctcctcctcctcctcctcctcctcttcctctcccccgCTGTTGCCTCCGCCTCTCAGAACCAAGAAGGAGGAGAACCCAGAG AAACTGGCCTTCATGGTGTCTCTGGGCCTTGTGACACACGACCACCTGGAAG AGATTCAGAGCAAAAGACAGGAGCGCAAGAGGAGAACCACGGCGAACCCGGTGTACAGCGGCGCCGTGTTCGAGCCCGAG aggaagaagagtgCAGTGAGCTACCTGAACAGCCCTCTGCACCAGGGGACCAGGAAGAGAG CCAATGAAGACTCCCTTTCCAAG GGAGACATCCATGAGGATTTCTGCACTGTGTGCAGACGCAGTGGCCAGTTGCTCATGTGCGACACGTGTTCTCGTGTTTATCACCTGGACTGCCTGGATCCGCCCCTGAAAACCATTCCTAAAGGCATGTGGATCTGTCCAAAATGTCAAGATCAG ATCCTGAAGAAAGAAGAAGCCATCCCGTGGCCCGGTACTCTGGCTATTGTTCATTCCTACATCGCCTACAAAGAAG ctaaagaggaggagaagcagaagctGATGAAATGGAGCGCTGAACTGAAGCTAGAGCGAGAGCAGCTGGAACAGAGGGTCAAGCAGCTCAGCAACTCTATAACG AAATGCatggagaccaaaaacagcaTCCTGGCCCGTCAGAAGGACATGCATCTCTCCCTGGAGAAGGTCAAGCACCTGATCCGCCTCATCCAGGCCTTCAACTTCAACCGAGCTTTGGCCGAGACGGAGGTCAAGGAGGTCGACGCCAGAGACGCTTCTGAGGGTCCGGCTCGTGGCTGCGAGGCAGCGCTGGGGGCCGACTGCGCAGAGAAAGCAACGGGCGGAAGTCCTGCGACcagcggggaggggggcggggtcaaCGCGGCGCAGGACCAGGACCCCACGATGGGAGGAGACGCGAGGGACACCGCCGGCCCGCCGGCCCAGAAACACGCCGCAGACGAAGGGGCCGCAGGAAGCAGCGAGGCggctaacgccccccccccacaggctgacgccccccccacacaggctgacaccccccccacacaggctGACACCCCGGCCGCCACCAACGGGACGGCGCACCCCAACAACGCCACCAACTCTGAGAACAAGATGGCCGGCGCCAGCCCTCTAGAgacggcagaggaggagaagcaggaggaggaggagcaggaggaggaggagcaggaggaggagatcaccgacaacaacagcaaaacctCAGAACCCTCCCAGAATTCTTTGCCAGCTCTCGTCAGCACTTTGGACGACAAAAAGTGA
- the phf21ab gene encoding PHD finger protein 21A isoform X3, whose translation MLQVDGFPPGDGVKADRSAGRLTGSMMELQMLQEALKVEIQIHQKLVAQMKQDPQNADLKKQLHELQAKITALSEKQKKVVEQLRKELLVKQEPDAKLQLHVQTPPAGGDMKPGNLLQSQQIPGGLQQTLTVTPVLTAKTLPLVLKAAAAPPGSVLPHRPPAVAMVTTAIPKPDLQNAPINLQVVSKLTNQSSEPVRLVSKNAMVVRPKPATPTNVHIAPAPPPPMMAAPQLLQRPVMLATKLSSSLPSAAPIHQVRIVNGQPCSKAGTAALTGIVITTPVTASPARLASPAQALGLTPILTPTPAKPIQISSLIAEPKTVKAAEQKVVVSISSSSSSSSSSSSSPPLLPPPLRTKKEENPEKLAFMVSLGLVTHDHLEEIQSKRQERKRRTTANPVYSGAVFEPERKKSAVSYLNSPLHQGTRKRGRPPKYSSVPELGCLTPTSPSSPVRPLPLPSPSSGDGDIHEDFCTVCRRSGQLLMCDTCSRVYHLDCLDPPLKTIPKGMWICPKCQDQILKKEEAIPWPGTLAIVHSYIAYKEAKEEEKQKLMKWSAELKLEREQLEQRVKQLSNSITKCMETKNSILARQKDMHLSLEKVKHLIRLIQAFNFNRALAETEVKEVDARDASEGPARGCEAALGADCAEKATGGSPATSGEGGGVNAAQDQDPTMGGDARDTAGPPAQKHAADEGAAGSSEAANAPPPQADAPPTQADTPPTQADTPAATNGTAHPNNATNSENKMAGASPLETAEEEKQEEEEQEEEEQEEEITDNNSKTSEPSQNSLPALVSTLDDKK comes from the exons aaacTGGTTGCCCAGATGAAGCAGGACCCTCAG AACGCAGATCTGAAGAAGCAGCTCCACGAGCTTCAAGCCAAGATCACGGCCCTCAGTGAGAAGCAG aagaAGGTGGTGGAGCAGCTGAGGAAGGAGTTGTTGGTGAAACAGGAGCCGGATGCGAAGCTACAGCTGCATGTCCAAactcctccagcagggggcgacatgAAGCCGGGGAACCTGCTGCAGAGCCAGCAGATACCTGGAGGACTGCAGCAG ACCCTGACGGTCACGCCGGTCCTCACCGCAAAGACTCTACCTCTGGTGCTGAAAGCCGCTGCCGCCCCGCCCGGCTCCGTCCTGCCGCATCGCCCGCCCGCTGTCGCCATGGTAACCACGGCTATTCCCAAACCCGACCTGCAGAACGCCCCCATCAACCTGCAGGTGGTCAGCAAGCTGACCAATCAGAGTTCAGAGCCGGTGCGACTGGTGTCCAAGAACGCCATGGTG GTCAGGCCGAAGCCAGCCACGCCCACCAACGTGCACATCGCcccggcccctcccccccccatgatgGCAGCCCCCCAACTGCTCCAGAGGCCCGTCATGTTGGCCACCAAGCTGTCGTCCTCTCTGCCCTCGGCGGCCCCCATCCACCAGGTGCGCATCGTCAACGGGCAGCCGTGCAGCAAGGCCGGCACCGCCGCGCTGACGGGCATCGTCATCACCACGCCGGTGACCGCTAGCCCCGCCCGCCTCGCCAGCCCCGCCCAGGCGCTGGGCCTCACGCCCATCCTCACCCCGACCCCCGCCAAGCCCATCCAGATAAGCAGCCTGATCGCCGAGCCCAAG ACTGTTAAAGCAGCAGAGCAGAAGGTCGTCGTcagcatctcctccagctcctcctcctcctcctcctcctcttcctctcccccgCTGTTGCCTCCGCCTCTCAGAACCAAGAAGGAGGAGAACCCAGAG AAACTGGCCTTCATGGTGTCTCTGGGCCTTGTGACACACGACCACCTGGAAG AGATTCAGAGCAAAAGACAGGAGCGCAAGAGGAGAACCACGGCGAACCCGGTGTACAGCGGCGCCGTGTTCGAGCCCGAG aggaagaagagtgCAGTGAGCTACCTGAACAGCCCTCTGCACCAGGGGACCAGGAAGAGAG GTCGCCCTCCCAAATACAGCAGCGTCCCGGAGCTGGGCTGCCTCACCCCGAcctccccctccagccccgtccgccccctccccctgcccagCCCCAGCTCTGGGGAT GGAGACATCCATGAGGATTTCTGCACTGTGTGCAGACGCAGTGGCCAGTTGCTCATGTGCGACACGTGTTCTCGTGTTTATCACCTGGACTGCCTGGATCCGCCCCTGAAAACCATTCCTAAAGGCATGTGGATCTGTCCAAAATGTCAAGATCAG ATCCTGAAGAAAGAAGAAGCCATCCCGTGGCCCGGTACTCTGGCTATTGTTCATTCCTACATCGCCTACAAAGAAG ctaaagaggaggagaagcagaagctGATGAAATGGAGCGCTGAACTGAAGCTAGAGCGAGAGCAGCTGGAACAGAGGGTCAAGCAGCTCAGCAACTCTATAACG AAATGCatggagaccaaaaacagcaTCCTGGCCCGTCAGAAGGACATGCATCTCTCCCTGGAGAAGGTCAAGCACCTGATCCGCCTCATCCAGGCCTTCAACTTCAACCGAGCTTTGGCCGAGACGGAGGTCAAGGAGGTCGACGCCAGAGACGCTTCTGAGGGTCCGGCTCGTGGCTGCGAGGCAGCGCTGGGGGCCGACTGCGCAGAGAAAGCAACGGGCGGAAGTCCTGCGACcagcggggaggggggcggggtcaaCGCGGCGCAGGACCAGGACCCCACGATGGGAGGAGACGCGAGGGACACCGCCGGCCCGCCGGCCCAGAAACACGCCGCAGACGAAGGGGCCGCAGGAAGCAGCGAGGCggctaacgccccccccccacaggctgacgccccccccacacaggctgacaccccccccacacaggctGACACCCCGGCCGCCACCAACGGGACGGCGCACCCCAACAACGCCACCAACTCTGAGAACAAGATGGCCGGCGCCAGCCCTCTAGAgacggcagaggaggagaagcaggaggaggaggagcaggaggaggaggagcaggaggaggagatcaccgacaacaacagcaaaacctCAGAACCCTCCCAGAATTCTTTGCCAGCTCTCGTCAGCACTTTGGACGACAAAAAGTGA
- the phf21ab gene encoding PHD finger protein 21A isoform X4 yields the protein MLQVDGFPPGDGVKADRSAGRLTGSMMELQMLQEALKVEIQIHQKLVAQMKQDPQNADLKKQLHELQAKITALSEKQKKVVEQLRKELLVKQEPDAKLQLHVQTPPAGGDMKPGNLLQSQQIPGGLQQTLTVTPVLTAKTLPLVLKAAAAPPGSVLPHRPPAVAMVTTAIPKPDLQNAPINLQVVSKLTNQSSEPVRLVSKNAMVVQATTITSTTTTTTTQPIKVPQFVPPPRLMPRPTFQPQVRPKPATPTNVHIAPAPPPPMMAAPQLLQRPVMLATKLSSSLPSAAPIHQVRIVNGQPCSKAGTAALTGIVITTPVTASPARLASPAQALGLTPILTPTPAKPIQISSLIAEPKTVKAAEQKVVVSISSSSSSSSSSSSSPPLLPPPLRTKKEENPEKLAFMVSLGLVTHDHLEEIQSKRQERKRRTTANPVYSGAVFEPERKKSAVSYLNSPLHQGTRKRANEDSLSKILKKEEAIPWPGTLAIVHSYIAYKEAKEEEKQKLMKWSAELKLEREQLEQRVKQLSNSITKCMETKNSILARQKDMHLSLEKVKHLIRLIQAFNFNRALAETEVKEVDARDASEGPARGCEAALGADCAEKATGGSPATSGEGGGVNAAQDQDPTMGGDARDTAGPPAQKHAADEGAAGSSEAANAPPPQADAPPTQADTPPTQADTPAATNGTAHPNNATNSENKMAGASPLETAEEEKQEEEEQEEEEQEEEITDNNSKTSEPSQNSLPALVSTLDDKK from the exons aaacTGGTTGCCCAGATGAAGCAGGACCCTCAG AACGCAGATCTGAAGAAGCAGCTCCACGAGCTTCAAGCCAAGATCACGGCCCTCAGTGAGAAGCAG aagaAGGTGGTGGAGCAGCTGAGGAAGGAGTTGTTGGTGAAACAGGAGCCGGATGCGAAGCTACAGCTGCATGTCCAAactcctccagcagggggcgacatgAAGCCGGGGAACCTGCTGCAGAGCCAGCAGATACCTGGAGGACTGCAGCAG ACCCTGACGGTCACGCCGGTCCTCACCGCAAAGACTCTACCTCTGGTGCTGAAAGCCGCTGCCGCCCCGCCCGGCTCCGTCCTGCCGCATCGCCCGCCCGCTGTCGCCATGGTAACCACGGCTATTCCCAAACCCGACCTGCAGAACGCCCCCATCAACCTGCAGGTGGTCAGCAAGCTGACCAATCAGAGTTCAGAGCCGGTGCGACTGGTGTCCAAGAACGCCATGGTG GTGCAGgccaccaccatcacctccaccaccaccaccaccaccacccagccAATCAAAGTTCCTCAGTTTGTCCCTCCTCCTAGACTGATGCCTCGACCCACCTTTCAGCCACAG GTCAGGCCGAAGCCAGCCACGCCCACCAACGTGCACATCGCcccggcccctcccccccccatgatgGCAGCCCCCCAACTGCTCCAGAGGCCCGTCATGTTGGCCACCAAGCTGTCGTCCTCTCTGCCCTCGGCGGCCCCCATCCACCAGGTGCGCATCGTCAACGGGCAGCCGTGCAGCAAGGCCGGCACCGCCGCGCTGACGGGCATCGTCATCACCACGCCGGTGACCGCTAGCCCCGCCCGCCTCGCCAGCCCCGCCCAGGCGCTGGGCCTCACGCCCATCCTCACCCCGACCCCCGCCAAGCCCATCCAGATAAGCAGCCTGATCGCCGAGCCCAAG ACTGTTAAAGCAGCAGAGCAGAAGGTCGTCGTcagcatctcctccagctcctcctcctcctcctcctcctcttcctctcccccgCTGTTGCCTCCGCCTCTCAGAACCAAGAAGGAGGAGAACCCAGAG AAACTGGCCTTCATGGTGTCTCTGGGCCTTGTGACACACGACCACCTGGAAG AGATTCAGAGCAAAAGACAGGAGCGCAAGAGGAGAACCACGGCGAACCCGGTGTACAGCGGCGCCGTGTTCGAGCCCGAG aggaagaagagtgCAGTGAGCTACCTGAACAGCCCTCTGCACCAGGGGACCAGGAAGAGAG CCAATGAAGACTCCCTTTCCAAG ATCCTGAAGAAAGAAGAAGCCATCCCGTGGCCCGGTACTCTGGCTATTGTTCATTCCTACATCGCCTACAAAGAAG ctaaagaggaggagaagcagaagctGATGAAATGGAGCGCTGAACTGAAGCTAGAGCGAGAGCAGCTGGAACAGAGGGTCAAGCAGCTCAGCAACTCTATAACG AAATGCatggagaccaaaaacagcaTCCTGGCCCGTCAGAAGGACATGCATCTCTCCCTGGAGAAGGTCAAGCACCTGATCCGCCTCATCCAGGCCTTCAACTTCAACCGAGCTTTGGCCGAGACGGAGGTCAAGGAGGTCGACGCCAGAGACGCTTCTGAGGGTCCGGCTCGTGGCTGCGAGGCAGCGCTGGGGGCCGACTGCGCAGAGAAAGCAACGGGCGGAAGTCCTGCGACcagcggggaggggggcggggtcaaCGCGGCGCAGGACCAGGACCCCACGATGGGAGGAGACGCGAGGGACACCGCCGGCCCGCCGGCCCAGAAACACGCCGCAGACGAAGGGGCCGCAGGAAGCAGCGAGGCggctaacgccccccccccacaggctgacgccccccccacacaggctgacaccccccccacacaggctGACACCCCGGCCGCCACCAACGGGACGGCGCACCCCAACAACGCCACCAACTCTGAGAACAAGATGGCCGGCGCCAGCCCTCTAGAgacggcagaggaggagaagcaggaggaggaggagcaggaggaggaggagcaggaggaggagatcaccgacaacaacagcaaaacctCAGAACCCTCCCAGAATTCTTTGCCAGCTCTCGTCAGCACTTTGGACGACAAAAAGTGA